AGCAGGGGCAGCCGGCCCGTGAAGGTGTGCAGGGCCTGCAAGCGCATGCGCAGGCCCGGTCCGATGCTGCCGCCCTGGTACGTGCCATCAGCAGTTACCAGGTCCAGCTTGAGGGCCGTGCCGGCGTCAAGGAGCAGCGTATCCTGGCCCGGCCGCAAGCTGGCCGCCCCTACCGCCGCCGCCAGCCGGTCGGCTCCCAGCGTCTGGGGCGTGGCGTAAGCATTGCGCAGCGGCACCGGCGTAAAGCCCGGCCGAAACGGCAGAATGCGCCCCAGCCCATCGGCCGCCGCCAGCTCAGCCAGCCAGGGCTGCGTAGTAGCTTCATCGGCCACCGACGCCAGAATGGCGTGCGCTGGCTGGTGCAGCTGCCACAGCGCCCGCAGTTGGGCCGGAGCGGCCAGCGCGCCGCTTTCGCGCAGGCCTTCAGGCCCAAATACGCCGTACTTCAAGGCCGTATTACCAAGGTCGAGCGCAAGGCTGGTCATAGTGTGCCAGTGAAGCGGCTGGTAAGCCGGCCGGAGGCTTCGCAATTCCGAACTTCCGGCCGGCTTACCAGCCAGTACTTCGTTACATAAAGTATTTCAGGCGAATAACCTCCTGCTCACTCAGAAAGCGCCATTTGCCGCGGGGCAGGTCTTTCTTGGTGAGGCCGGCGTACTGCACCCGGTCCAGCGCTACCACATCGTAGCCAAGGTGCTCAAATATGCGGCGCACAATGCGGTTGCGGCCGATATGCAGCTCAATGCCCACAAAATGCGGATTGCCAGCCACCACGGCTACGTCATCTACTTCGGCTTTGCCGTCTTCCAGCTCCACGCCGGCCGTTATTTCGGCCAGATGCTCGGCCGTGAGGGGCTTATCCAACTCGGCCTGGTAGATTTTCTTGTTCTTGTGCGACGGGTGCGAAAGCTTTTGGGCTACTTCGCCGTCGTTGGTGAAAAGCAGCAGGCCCGTGGTATTGCGGTCGAGGCGGCCCACCGGAAAAATACGCTCCTTCGAAGCCGTTGCTACCAGCGACATCACCGTCTTGCGGCCCTCGGGGTCGTCGGTGGTCGTGATGAAGTCCTTGGGCTTGTTCAGCAGCACGTACACCAGCTTCTCGCGGTTGAGGTTGGTTTTGCCGTACTGCACCGTGTCGGTGGGCTGCACCTTGTAGCCCATTTCGGTAATAACCTCGCCGTTTACACGGATTTCCCCGGCGGCAATCAGGGCATCGGCCTCGCGGCGCGAGCAAATACCTGCATTTGCTATATAGCGGTTTAGCCGAAGCTCTTCATTGCCGAAGTCTTCCTCGTTGAGACGGCGCTTGTTGCCGCGCGTCTTGTCCTGCTCGTAGTGCTTGAGGTTTTTGTAGTCGGGCGCTTCCCCCGGCTTTTCGCCAAACTTCGGCTTATCGGCCCGGCCGTAGCCGGTGCTGGAGCGGGGGCCGCTCTCGGCGGCCCGCAGGGCCTCGCGGCGCTCGCGGAAGGTGCCGCTGCTGGTGTTGCTGGGGCGCTCGCCGTAGCTGCGCGGCTTGCCAAAGGCGCCTTCGGTACGCTCGCGGCCAGGGCCCCGGTCGTTGCCATAGCTGCTGCGGCGCTCATCGCGCCCGCCCTCCGAAGGCCGGCCTTCCCGGTTGCCAAAGGAGCGGCGCTCGCCGCCCTCACCGGCGGCCGGCCGCCGGTCGCCAAAGCTCCCGCGGCGCTCCTCGCCACCGGGCCGGCTGCCAAACTCGCGGCGGGCCGGCCGCTCGTCGCGGCGCTCAAAGCTGCCGCCTTCGGGCCGGGGGCGGTTGCCCGCGCCCCGCTCCTCAAACGAGCGGCGCTCATCGCGGCCCGTGTAGGCCGGGCGCGCATCGGCCGGTGCTCCACCCTCCAGCGGGGTGCCGTCGGGGTTGGTTTTTATAAACTTGCGGTTGCGCTCGCCTTTGGTGCCGCGCGGCACCGTGGGCAGGCCCTCGTAGCGCACGGGCTGGCCTTGCCAGATGGGCTTGGGTGGGTAGGCAGGCCGCTCGCTGCGCTCCTCGCTACCCCGGCGCTCATTGCCTTCCCCACTTTTATCGAAGCTGCGAGCCGGGCGCGCCTCGCGGTCGCTGCTACCAAAGCTGCGCTTTTCACCATAGCTGGGGCGGTCGCCGCCAAAGCTGCGCTTGTCACCGTACCCACCGCGGGCTGGCCGGTCGCCTCCGCCAAAACTCCGCTTTTCGCCAAAGCCGCCGCGCTCGGGGCGGTCACTTCCACCGAAGCTGCGTTTCTCACCAAAGCCACCGCGCTCGGGGCGGTCGCCGCTGCCAAAGCTGCGCTTGTCACCAAAGCCCGGCTTGCCAAAGCTACCGCTGCCACCGGGCCGGCCGCCGGCCCGGTGGCCACCCCCCTGCCCAAATGTGGGCCGGGAAGGCGAATAGCCTTCGCTGCGCCCATCGGGGCGGCTGCCTTTGTAGCCACCGCTGCTGCGGGGCGAATTGCCCCCGCGCGAGTCGCTGCCGGGCCGCCCTGCGCCGCCAGCCGCACCGCGCCGGCCTGGCTTATCCTCCGAAAAATGTTGCTTGCCCATCTGAATTTATACGTTATCTGGTTGCTGGCTTATAGTCCCGCGCCGCCGGCGCTGGTGAGTGCTCTTAGCTGCCCGGGCGGCAGACCGCCGGCAGTTGGTAAAAAAAGCCCGGACCCGTACTCCCGCCGCCGAGGCGTTGGGTACGGGTCCGGGTAGTAATCGGCTGCCGTGCTTAGTCGCGCCGGGCCAGCTTCGCCTCTATCGAGTGCTGGGTGTGCGGCACGGCCCGCAGGCGCTCTTTCGGAATGAGCTTGCCGGTGCCGATGCACACGCCATAGGTCCCGTTTTTAATGCGCAGCTGCGCATTCTCAAGCTGCTGAATAAATTTCATCTGGCGCGAGGCCAGCTGGTTCAGGCTTTCTTTTTCGGCCGTTTCGGCGCCGTCTTCCAGCACTTTCAAGGAAGCGGCCGTTGTATCGGTGCCCGACTCATTATTGCGGGTCAGGGTTTCTTTAATAAAAGAAAGCTCTTTGCGGGCTGCGGTGAGCTTTTCCTGGATAATCTGGTCAAACTCAGCCAGGTCTTCCCGCGAGTAGCGGAGGTTTTCCTCGGTCATCGAAAAGCAGGTAAAAGAATAGTAGATAGTTACACCAATTAAGCTGGCCTGGCAGGCCAACGCCTCGCAGCCCCAAAAAGTTTAGCATCAATTCAAGCGTTTGCTTGTCGCGGTTGCCGGCTTCTTATCGTCTGGTAGTGCAAAGGTAATTAGTTTCAGCGGCTTTGCTTCGCCAAGGGGCTTTTCGGCCTAGAAGCCCAGCATCTGGATGGCGGCCACGGCGGCTTCTACGCCCTTGTTGCCGTGCCGCCCGCCGGCGCGGTCCCAGGCCTGCTCAAGCGTATTGGTGGTTACCAGGCCAAATATTACGGGTTTGTTATATTTTAGCCCCACTGTAGTAAGGCCCTGCGCCACTGCGTGGCAGATGTAGTCGTCGTGCTTGGTATCGCCCTTAATCACAACGCCGAGGCAGATAACGGCGTCCATCTCCTCGTGCTGGGCCAGCAGCTGCGCCCCCAGCGTGAGCTCAAAGCTGCCGGGCACCATATTGCGAAAGATATTTTCGGGCCTGGCCCCGTGCTTAAGCAGCGTTTCGTAGGCACCATTGCTGAGCGTATCGGTCAGCTCCCGGTTCCACTCGGCCACAACCAGGCCAAAGCGCTTTTCGCTGATGTTGATGAACCCGGAGCTGTCGTAAGTGCTGAGGTTTTGGAGAGAAGTTGCCATAAAGCGCAGAGTATGCAGGTAATGCGGATTGTGCCAGCCTGGGCCGAGCTGATTTGGTGCGTTGCGGGTGTGTTAGAAGCTGGTTCGGCTTTAGTAAACAACAACGGCGCTCCCCGTTGCGGGAAAGCGCCGTTGTGCGTAGCTAAGCCTGGCTGAATAGCCTATTGGCCGACCGCTGCTTTGCGCTGGCGGGCTTCGGCTGCTTCGGGCGAGGTTGCGTAGTCGTTGATGATACGGTCGTAGGCTTTGGCCGCGCCGGCGTTGTCTTTGGCGGTTTCGAGCGCAATGCCTTGCTTCAGCACGTAGCCGGGCGAAAACTGCTCATTCGGGTTGTGGTCGGCCGCTTTGGCATACAGCTCGGCCGCATCCTTGGGCTGATTCAGCTCCAGCTTGGCGTCGCCCATGAGCGCATATGCCCGCGACTGCACCAGGTAATCATCCGAGCTAAACTTGTCGAGGTAATTGTAGGCATCCTGAAACTTACCCTGCTTCAGGGCGGCCACGCCCGCGTAGAAGTTGGCCAGGTTGCCAGCTTTGGTGCCGCTGTACTCCGTGGCTACCTTATCGAGGCCCGGATGCTTGCCGTCGCCCTTGGTGGCTTTGCCCAGCGAATCAGCTTCCCAATAATCCACCGCCTTGAACATGGCATTCTGGGCCTGCGTGTTTTGCTCGGTGCGCCAGTAGTTGTAGCCAAATGCGCCGGCTATGGCGGCTACCACTACTACCAGAATCCCCAGCAGCAAGTTGCGATTGCGGCGTACGAAATCTTCCGACTCGGCCAGGCGAGCGGCGAGCGCATCGGGGTCTTCGAGCAACGGATTTTGGGTCACGTAGCTTTCTTCGGCTGGAGCCAGCGGGTCAGACGACACGGGGCGGATGGGCTGGCGGGCACCCGGCGTTTTGCCGGTGTAAGGAATCTTAGACATTAGGAGAGGTAGCTCGGCGGCAGGGCTCTTGAACCAAGCCGCGCCGCGGGGGCCACCCGGCCACAAAGGCAAGGGGCCGGGATGAAAGATAAAAACTTAATCGTGAATATACGGATAGTCGGCCTGCACGTACACGTCGTGGTAAAGCTCGGCGGCATCCGGGTACGGCGAGTTTTCGGCAAACTCCACCGACTCCTGCACCTGGGCCTTGATGCGCTCGTCGATAGCGGCCAGCTCTTCTTCCGTAGCCAGCTGGTGGGTCAGAATGGTGTGGCGCACGGCCTCAATGGTATCGCGGTGGCGATACTCTTCCACTTCTTCCTTGGTGCGGTACTTGGCGGGGTCGCTCATGGAGTGGCCCTTATAGCGGTAGGTTTTGAACTCCAGGAAAGTAGGGCCTTCGCCACTGCGGGCCCGGGCGGCGGCGCGGGCTACGGCGTGGTGCACGTCTTCCACGTTCATGGCATTCACCGGCTCGTTGGGCATCTGGTAGCCTTCAGCAATGATGTGCAGGTCGGTCACGTTGGAAGTACGCTGTACCGAGGTGCCCATGGCGTAGCCGTTGTTCTCCACCACGAAAATCACGGGCAGCTTCCAGAGCATGGCCATGTTGAAGGCTTCGTGCAGGGCGCCCTGGCGCACGGCGCCGTCGCCCATGTAGCAGATGCAAAGCTTACCCGTCTTGTTGTACTTCTCGGCAAATGCAATGCCGGCTCCCATCGGAATCTGGCCGCCCACAATGCCGTGGCCACCCATGAACCCAACTTCCTTGTCAAACATGTGCATCGAGCCGCCTTTGCCTTTCGAGCAGCCGGTGGCCTTGGCAAACAGCTCGGCCATGATGGCATTGGGTGAGGTACCCAGCGCCAGCGGGTGAGCGTGGTCGCGGTAAGCCGTGATATACTTATCGCCTTTTTCCAGGGCCGACACGGCGCCGGCTACGCACGCCTCCTGGCCAATGTAGAGGTGGCAGAAGCCCTTTATTTTTTGCTGACCGTAAAGCTGCCCGGCCTTCTCCTCAAACTTCCGCATGAGCTGCATTTGCTCATACCAATTTATATATACCTCTTTAGAAAACTCTAACTGGTCAGGTGAGGTGGCTACCGGCTCATTGCCGGGGTTGCCACCTTTGTGCGCGTCCGGTAACTCTTCTACGGCCGGCTGCTGCACGGTCTCGACACCCGTGGTAGCATCCGCTACCTTCGGCGTCTGGTTGCTGCTACCGTTCGCGCCGGCCTTCGGGGCATCCTTTACTTTCGACTCCGCCATAATTCGGGGTATATAATTTCGCGTTGGGAGGGCGAAATTACGTAATACCAACCGTACTCCCACTCCGCTGCTCCTAATGACGCTCGACTGGCTCCACCTGCTGTTTTTCAAAAACTACGACGAAGCCAGCCTGGCATTCGGCCCCGGCATCAACTGCTTTATCGGCGATAACGGCAGTGGCAAAACCAACCTGCTCGACGCCATTCACTACCTGGCGCTGGCCAAGAGTGCCTTCAACGCGGCCGATGCCCAGGCGATTAAGCAAGGAGCTGACTTCTTTGTGGTGAAAGGCAGCTTTTCGGCGGCCCTGGCCGAAAAGACCGAGACCATTCAGGTAAGTCTGCGAGCGGGCCAGAAAAAAATCATTACCCATGATAAGCAGCCTTACGACCGGCTGGCCGACCACATTGGCCGCTACCCGGCGGTGCTCATCTCGCCCTACGACACCGACCTGATTCGCCAGGGCAGTGAAGAGCGTCGGCGCTACTTCGATAGTCTTCAGTCGCAGCTCGACCACGACTTTCTGGAACTGCTTATTCAGTACAATGGCTTGCTGCGGCAGCGTAATGCCACGCTCAAGCAGGGCAGCGGCAGCCATGGGTTTGATGCGCTCTACCTGCAAGCCCTCGACGACCAGCTGGCTCCTTTGGGGGAAAGCCTGTCGGAGCGTCGGGCCGAGTTCCTGTCGCTGTTTATTCCGGTGTTCCAAAACCATTACCACCAACTGGCGGAGGGCCGCGAAGCCGTTACGCTGGCTTATAAGAGCCAGCTGCCAGGCCAGAATTTCCGCCACCTGCTTTTAGCCAACGAGCGGCGTGACCTGGCACTGCAGCGCAGCACGGTGGGTCCGCACCGCGACGACTTCGTATTTTTAATGGATGAGCTGCCCGTCAAAACGTATGCTTCTCAGGGCCAGCAAAAGTCATTCGCCATCGCTCTGAAGCTGGCCCAGTTTGAGCTGCTGGCTGCCCGTCAGCCGGCGAGTGGCTTAGCTCCGGCCAAGCCGCTTCTCCTGCTGGACGACATATTCGACCGCCTCGACGACAAGCGCATTGGCCGCCTGCTGCAGCTGGTAGCTGACCAGACCTTTGGGCAGGTATTCCTCACTGATACCAACCTTGAACGCACTGACCAGGCTTTGGCAGGCGTAAGCAGCGATGTCCGGCGCTTCCGAGTGGAGGGTGGTAATGTCGCGCCATTGTAGCACTGAAAAGCTCTTTTAGGAGGCTGGCGAGCGTACTTTTGAGGTAGCATTACCGCCGGGTCATCGGGCATTTTTGCGCCTCATTTTACTAGTCACTCGTGAAAAAGCCCAGCCTCTCTCCCACTGCACGCCGGGCCGATATTATCCCGCTGAAGGAGGGCCTGGAGGCTTTAGTGCGGGCCTACCGCCTGGGCGGCAAGCTCAACGAGGTAACGGTAGTAGCCAGCTGGGAGCGCGTGATGGGCAAGGCCGTTGCCCTCAAAACAAAGGAGGTGTACGTGAGTAAAGGCAAGCTATTCGTTCGGCTCACTTCGGCTCCGCTCAAGCATGAACTCGTCATGGCCAAAACGCGGGTACTGGAAATGCTTAACGCTGAAGTCGGCGCCCAGACCGTGACCGAAGTTGTTTTCCTGTAGTGGAGTTGGTGCGCGTAGCGTACTGCCGGCTTGGCTGTCCGCTCATCGTTCGCGCCACTTGTTCTTCCTAAGAGCAGGCCGCTGGCCTACGGCTTGGCTGCGTACACCTACCTGCTGGCGGCTTGAGAATTTGCAGGAGGGTCGGCCAGAGAAGATGATGCGCCACCTCTTTGGCTTAGGCTTCTTTTGTTCCGGGCCCAGGAAGCAAGTACTGTGCTAGCCCTCCGTTTCAGCTTTACAGTTGGCTTAACAGGCATCAGCCGTAAGCTGACAGCCGCTGGCCGTTTCTGGATGCTGATATTGCTCAGTAGGTGCTGTTTTTAACACTGTGATTCATGTTCGGGCAAAAATGTTCCACGTGAAACATTTTTGTTACTTGGGGCCATACACTTTTAGCAGAAGCTCATTGTAGGCCTCCAGCAAGGCGATATACTTCGTTTGCAAAGCTAAAAGCTGCTTAGAAGGGTCAGAATCGGGGTTTTGAGCGGGTGTTACACGATGTGTAACATTATGTGTAACACTTGAACGAGCAATAGGTGTTACAAATGGCAGAGAAGATTGTTCAGCAATCGTAAAGTCGTGTGAAAAATCGTGCCCAATAATTTGACCAATGCTCTTTACAAAATTGGCGTCCAGTGTATCATCCTTAAACTTACGATAGATAGTCGGACGTGTAATGCCGAGCTCTTCCACGATACGCGTGATGGAAATACCGCTGTTTTTGATGGCTTCCTGCAGTATTTCGCCCTGATGCGGCATGAAGTGTATAGCTTAGATGAGTTACAGTGCAAAGATGTAATTCGTAACCTTGCAAACCAAATTTGTCTTACACTAATTATTGCGAAGAGAGAATCAGTGAGAAGCGGGCACTGTAACGTTACCGCGTATCATATAAAAAATGTACGATACAGTGTAACGAACAGGTCGTATTACACACGACTGTAACGCCAGGGCATACATTATTTACTTCTACCCAACAGCTGCAACAAGCGATTGGGGTAGTCGGTGGTGATGCCATCTACTCCCCAGCAGGCTACCTGCCGTAAGTCAGCCACGTAGTTTACCGTCCAGGGCACTAGGCGCAGGCCCGGATAAGCGAGCCGCAGCTCTTGTACCATCGCCGCCGACAGGAGCGTGAAATCGGGACCAAGGGTATCGGGTATAAAGCCCAGCTGCCGGAGGCAAACGAGTAAAGACTGCGCAGGCCTTTCGACAAGCAGACACTGCCTGAGCAAGGGCGCAGCCTGCCGGGCATACTGTAGCACGCGCGGGTCGAAGCTGAGCAGCGTAGTACGTGAAAGCAGTTGCGCCGCGACCAGCTCAGCCACTACCAAATCGACGAAAAAGGCCGGCCGTGGATGAAAAATATCGTCTCCGGCCGGACTACTTTTCACCTCGACAGAATAGCCAACCGGAGGGCGCCGAAGGGTGTGGCAGGCTAGCTCGACCGCCTGCAACACCTCCCGTAGCAGCGGCCGGTAAGCAGGCACTGGCTGTTGAGAAGGAAAGTCGGGGTGCGGCTTCTCGCCCACGCGGCACTCCCGGATGGTCGCATAAGTCAGCTTATAGAGATTGAATTGCTGCGGCTGCCGCGGGTCGATGGCTTCGCCGGCGGGGCCGCTACCCAGGCTGGCCGACAGCCAGGGCTCGTGCGAGACTACTACCTGGTTGTCGTGCGAGATAACCACATCGAGCTCCAGCACATCTACTCCCAGCGCCAAGGCATGCAAAAAGGCCGGCAGGGTGTTCTCAGGCAGTAGGCCCCGGCACCCGCGATGGCCGTGGACTTCGAGAAAAGCGGCCCCGGAAAGAGCGACTGGGTAAGGTGGAAACTGCATAAGCACTTTGTACGCAGGCCGGGCAAAGGCGGCAGCCGCCGAAGTAAATTTGCAGGAGCTAGCACACCTGGCTTGCCTGGCAACGTGCCAGCTTTAGCCCGTGGCTACTCCTGTTTATATGAAGCGACTGCTACTACTTGTAGCGCTGCTGGCCCTGGTGGCGGGTGGCTATTACTACTTCAGCGCCCTGCGCAAAGGCCCCGAATACGCGCTGATACAGGCAGCAAACGCGACGCAAACGCATGACCTGGCTGCCTTCGAGCGCTACGTGGATGTAGATGCCCTGACGGGTCATTTGGTAGACGATGTGGCCAGCCAAAGCAATTTGCTGACTGCCCTGGTGCCGGGTGGCGGCCTGGCCTTACGCGGCGGCCTGGGGCTGCTTAAGCCACAGCTGGCCCAGGCAGCACACAAGGAAGTACAGCGCTACGTAGCGACCGGCTCGCTGGAAGCGGCGCAGGCAGCGGCTCCCAAGCGGCTGGTCAGTATCTCATTTCTTGGCCTGGCGAGTCACTTGTTCAGCCCCGACAGCAAGTTTAAGGGCGTGAAGTATTCGACTGATAAAGGCGATGAGGCGTTGGTTGGCCTGGAGTTTACGCAACCGCGCTACGACACCACTATGGTAGTTGAGGTAAAGCTGCTGAAAGAGCCTGATGGCCACTGGCAGGCCAAGCAGATTACCAATACCGGCGAGCTGGTGAAGTACGTAGCCCGGCTGGAGAAGAACCGTCTGCTGGGCGGCCAATAGCGGCTGAAGCACAGTCAATCGCCCGCTGGCACTGAATGCGCCAGACGCAAAAAAAGAGTCCCCCGCCAACAAGCAGGGGACTCTTTTTTGATGAAATAGGGTCGCAGCCTAGCTATTGCGACCGAAGATGTAGTAGATGAGCAGCCCGCCGAACGGGAAGAAGAAGATGATGGCCGCCCAGATTATTTTCTTGCCAATGTCCCAGGACTTACCAAATACATTGAAAATAGCTAATATATCCAGAATAAGTAATAGAATACCCCAGGGAGCAAGGCCGCCGTTAGCATTGAAGCGGTTGCAGCTGGTAGCCAGCAACAGCAGTGGCAGCAAGAGAGTGGCCAGCAGAGGCAGGCGCTCGGAAAAGGAACGAAGGGATTTCATGTGAAAGAAAGGCGTTTGGTGAAAGAATGTGGGATTTCTACGCGCCAGGCCCTCATATGGATATGCTATTTACCCCACTTACTGACTATCAGCCGCTTAAAATCTGTAAGCAACTACTTGCTGGAAAAAATTGGGTAAAACACCAGGCACCAGCGCAATGATAACAAGCACCCCGAAGAGCGCCCCGTAAAAGTGTGCGTCGTGGTTGACGTTATCGGCCCGCCGCCGACCCATGTAGTAGGAATAAGCGAGATAGAGCAAGCCGAACAGAAAGGGCTGAATGGGCACCGGAATCGGGAAAATGATGATGCCGCCGCCGTGGGTATTTACCGGAAAAAGCAGGATGCTGGCAAACAGCACCGACGCTACCCCGCCCGACGCCCCGCGGCTGCGGTAGTCGCGGTCGTCGCGGTGCTGAAAGTAGGTGGGCACATCCGACACAACAATGCCGCCCAGGTACAGGAGCAGAAACAAGCCCAAACCCGCGCCCGTGCCATACCGCTGCGCCAGCGTGGCCAGCACCACGGGGCTAAAGGAGTAAAAGGCAAACATATTAAAAAGCAGATGTGCCCAGTCGGCGTGCAGGAAGCCGGAGGTAAGCAGGCGGTACCACTGCCCGCTGGAGCGGGCCATCAGGTAGGGCTGCATAATCCAGGCGCGCATGAGGTCGGCGTTGGACCAGGCGTAGGCCGAGATGGCGACCGTGAGGCCGATAAGAATCAGAATGGGGTTGAGCACGGGTTCTTAGCTTTCGCGGTCCATGAGCTGGAGCGCGAGATGATGAAGGGGCTGCTTGCGCGCGGCAGGGGCCGCCACGCGCTCCAAATGCTGCAAAGCAGCCTGGAAGTAGTCGTTGATGAGGGCTTCGGTCTGAGGGCGGATTTCGAGCTCGTCGTAGATGCCACGCACGGCGCGCACCTTGGCATCGGCATCGGCCAGGGGCTGCCCGAGGTAGCGCGCCAGCGTGGCTTGCTGAGCCGGGTTGGCCTGGGCCTGGGCCGTCAGCAGCAGAAAGGTTTTCTTATCAGAGATAATGTCGCCGCCAACGCGCTTGCCGAAGGTCGCCGCGTCGCCATAAACATCGAGGAGGTCGTCGCGCAGCTGAAAAGCCAGGCCGATGTCGGTGCCGAACTGCCGCAGGTGCTCGGCATCTTCGGCCGAGGCGCCGGCCAGCACGGCTCCCAGCTCCAGCGCGAAGCCCAGCAGCACGGCCGTTTTCAGCCGAATCATGTCGAGATACTGCGCAATGGTAATGCTGGTATCAGTCTCAAAGTTCATGTCCCACTGCTGGCCCTCGCACACCTCGGCGGCAGTTTGGGAAAAGCGGCGCAGCACCTGGGGCAGCAGCGGCAGCGGTACGTTTTCGAATAACAATTCATAAGCCCGCACCAGCATCACGTCGCCCGACAGAATGGCTACGTTCGCGTTCCACTTCTCATGTACCGTAGGCTGCCCGCGCCGCAGCGGCGCCTGGTCCATCAGGTCGTCGTGGAGCAGTGTGAAATTGTGAAAGACTTCGGTGGCCAGCGCCGGCTTCACGAGCGGCACCAGGTCGTCGGTGAAAAGCTGACCGCCGAGCAGCGTGAGCAGAGGCCGCAGGCGCTTGCCGCCAAGGCTCATGATGTAGCGAATGGGGTCGTAGAGGGTGGCCGGCTGCTGGCCATAATCGAGCTGGCGCAGGGCCGTAGCCAGGAGAGTGGAGAGGTCGGGTTGCACGGGGGCAAAGGTCGTTTATACATATTTGTTATAGCGAGCGCAGCGCGGCAATCGCGCCTGAACGGCTCACATGAACTTCGTTCAGGCGCGATTGCCGCGCTGCGCTCGCTATGACCTGTTCAAACTATCGACGGGGCTTGCTACGCTCACGGCCGCTACCCTTGCTGCCTTTGTAACTACCGCCTTTGCTGTTGCCGTCGCGGTTGCGGGCGCTGCGGCCACCGCGGCCGGCTTCGCGCTCGGCGCGCTCGCGCTGCTTCACACTTTCGGGGCGGTTATCGACCAGCTCCATGTCGATGGTGCGGTCGAGCAGGTTGGCCGAAGTCACGATAACCTGCAGCTCGTCGCCGAACTGGATGATGCGCTTGGAGCCGCGGCCCACTATGCGGTAGTTTTCTTTATCCAGCTCCCAGGTATCGCCCGGAATATCAGAGATGCGAATCATGCCCTCGCACTTATTCTCTTCAATCTCGACGTAGATGCCCCGCTCGGTAAGGCCCGATACCACACCGGTAAACTGCTCGCCGATGTGCGTGCCGATGTACTCGACCTGCTTGTACTTGATGCTGGCGCGCTCGGCATTGGCGGCCAGCTTCTCGCGGGCTGAGGAGTGCTTGCACTCTTCCTCCACGGGCTCCACAGCTACATTCTTGCCGCCTTCCAGGTAGTGTTCCAGCAGGCGGTGGGCCATCATATCGGGATAGCGGCGGATGGGCGAGGTGAAGTGCGAGTAGTGCGCAAAGGCCAGCCCGAAGTGCCCCAGCGGCTCGGTAGTATAAATGGCCTTCGACATGGAGCGAATGGCCAGGCCCTGAATCACGTTTTGCTCGGCCTTGCCCACCACGTCTTCGCTGAGCTTATTAAGCTCGGTGCTGATTTTTTTCGGATTAGCCAGGTTGAGCTTGTAGCCGAATTTCTGAGCAAAAAGCGCGAAGTTTTCGAGGCGGTCGGGGTCGGGCGCGTCGTGGGTACGGTACACCATCGTGAAGCGCGGCTTGGTTTTCTTGAGACCAAACACGAACTCGGCCACCCGCTTGTTGGCAAGCAGCATAAACTCCTCGATGAGCTTGTGCGCGTCCTTGCGCTCCTTCACGTACACGCCGAGGGGCTTGCCATCAGGACCCAGCTTGAACTTCACTTCCTGGGTTTCGAAGCTGATAGCGCCCTTGCGGAAGCGCTCGGCCGAAAGCTTTTTGGCCAGCCGGTTGAGCAGGTTGATTTCTTCGGCGTAATCGCCCTCGCCGGTTTCGATGCGCTCCTGGGCTTCCTCGTAGCTGAAGCGGCGGTCGGAGTGAATGACGGTTTTGCCAAACCACGACTCGTGCAGCTTGCCTTTCTCATCAATCTCAAACACGGCCGAGAACGTTAGCTTATCCTCGTTGGGCCGCAGCGAGCAGAGGCCATTGGAGAGGTTCTCGGGCAGCATCGGAATCACGCGGTCTACCAGGTACACCGAAGTGGCGCGGCTCTTGCCTTCGCGCTCCAGCTCGGTTCCCAGCCGCACGTAATGCGTTACGTCGGCAATGTGTACGCCCACTTCAT
The sequence above is drawn from the Hymenobacter baengnokdamensis genome and encodes:
- a CDS encoding pseudouridine synthase — translated: MGKQHFSEDKPGRRGAAGGAGRPGSDSRGGNSPRSSGGYKGSRPDGRSEGYSPSRPTFGQGGGHRAGGRPGGSGSFGKPGFGDKRSFGSGDRPERGGFGEKRSFGGSDRPERGGFGEKRSFGGGDRPARGGYGDKRSFGGDRPSYGEKRSFGSSDREARPARSFDKSGEGNERRGSEERSERPAYPPKPIWQGQPVRYEGLPTVPRGTKGERNRKFIKTNPDGTPLEGGAPADARPAYTGRDERRSFEERGAGNRPRPEGGSFERRDERPARREFGSRPGGEERRGSFGDRRPAAGEGGERRSFGNREGRPSEGGRDERRSSYGNDRGPGRERTEGAFGKPRSYGERPSNTSSGTFRERREALRAAESGPRSSTGYGRADKPKFGEKPGEAPDYKNLKHYEQDKTRGNKRRLNEEDFGNEELRLNRYIANAGICSRREADALIAAGEIRVNGEVITEMGYKVQPTDTVQYGKTNLNREKLVYVLLNKPKDFITTTDDPEGRKTVMSLVATASKERIFPVGRLDRNTTGLLLFTNDGEVAQKLSHPSHKNKKIYQAELDKPLTAEHLAEITAGVELEDGKAEVDDVAVVAGNPHFVGIELHIGRNRIVRRIFEHLGYDVVALDRVQYAGLTKKDLPRGKWRFLSEQEVIRLKYFM
- a CDS encoding TraR/DksA family transcriptional regulator, encoding MTEENLRYSREDLAEFDQIIQEKLTAARKELSFIKETLTRNNESGTDTTAASLKVLEDGAETAEKESLNQLASRQMKFIQQLENAQLRIKNGTYGVCIGTGKLIPKERLRAVPHTQHSIEAKLARRD
- the pdhA gene encoding pyruvate dehydrogenase (acetyl-transferring) E1 component subunit alpha, coding for MAESKVKDAPKAGANGSSNQTPKVADATTGVETVQQPAVEELPDAHKGGNPGNEPVATSPDQLEFSKEVYINWYEQMQLMRKFEEKAGQLYGQQKIKGFCHLYIGQEACVAGAVSALEKGDKYITAYRDHAHPLALGTSPNAIMAELFAKATGCSKGKGGSMHMFDKEVGFMGGHGIVGGQIPMGAGIAFAEKYNKTGKLCICYMGDGAVRQGALHEAFNMAMLWKLPVIFVVENNGYAMGTSVQRTSNVTDLHIIAEGYQMPNEPVNAMNVEDVHHAVARAAARARSGEGPTFLEFKTYRYKGHSMSDPAKYRTKEEVEEYRHRDTIEAVRHTILTHQLATEEELAAIDERIKAQVQESVEFAENSPYPDAAELYHDVYVQADYPYIHD
- the ribH gene encoding 6,7-dimethyl-8-ribityllumazine synthase, yielding MATSLQNLSTYDSSGFINISEKRFGLVVAEWNRELTDTLSNGAYETLLKHGARPENIFRNMVPGSFELTLGAQLLAQHEEMDAVICLGVVIKGDTKHDDYICHAVAQGLTTVGLKYNKPVIFGLVTTNTLEQAWDRAGGRHGNKGVEAAVAAIQMLGF
- a CDS encoding type III pantothenate kinase translates to MTSLALDLGNTALKYGVFGPEGLRESGALAAPAQLRALWQLHQPAHAILASVADEATTQPWLAELAAADGLGRILPFRPGFTPVPLRNAYATPQTLGADRLAAAVGAASLRPGQDTLLLDAGTALKLDLVTADGTYQGGSIGPGLRMRLQALHTFTGRLPLLELPGPAEAVQLIGNTTASCLLRGVLRGTAAEVRGLVADYRRQYPRLGILLTGGDAPYLSAALSSSAGCIFAVPELVLLGLDKILRYNVDN
- a CDS encoding tetratricopeptide repeat protein translates to MSKIPYTGKTPGARQPIRPVSSDPLAPAEESYVTQNPLLEDPDALAARLAESEDFVRRNRNLLLGILVVVVAAIAGAFGYNYWRTEQNTQAQNAMFKAVDYWEADSLGKATKGDGKHPGLDKVATEYSGTKAGNLANFYAGVAALKQGKFQDAYNYLDKFSSDDYLVQSRAYALMGDAKLELNQPKDAAELYAKAADHNPNEQFSPGYVLKQGIALETAKDNAGAAKAYDRIINDYATSPEAAEARQRKAAVGQ